DNA from Ochotona princeps isolate mOchPri1 chromosome 7, mOchPri1.hap1, whole genome shotgun sequence:
AGCCTGGCAGCACAATAATATGACTGTTATTGCTACTACTCTGTATACACTTGGGCAAATGGAATAGTTTGTCTCATACACTTTAGAACTGCCACTGTTGTTCCTTAAAGACACTTAAATTTCTTTCCAAGCTGTTTGCATTGATGCTTTCAATACTATTTTCTACACTGTCGTTTTGTGATAGACCCCATTTTCTCTTCACAGGACATGGAAGACTTTGTGCAGAGCTCTGGAGAAGAGGGAGTTGTGGTGttttccctgggctcaatgatcaGTAACATGACAGAAGAGAGGGCCAATGTGATCGCATCAGCCCTTGCTCAGCTTCCACAAAAGGTGAGAAAACATACCCTAGTGGTGGGCAACTACTGAATGAGCCTGCTAAAACTTAAAATGTGTCATTACACAATATTCCTGAGTAAAAGGTGCATGTTTAGGACAGCCTTCATTTATCCCAAGTAcaagcttaaaaataaaagtctacTCGATAGATTTAAAAACAGCACAGgcctatttatttcaaataattttgtcaATTACGGTAGAAGTGTATATCACACAAGTCTTGTGAGACTTTGGTATCATCATGGTATTTTTGGCAGGTAAACAGAAATGGCCAAATTCTACTGTACCATTTGCTTCTCTGCAGAATTGTTGAAGCCTGCATCAACTAAAGATGTTACTATACAGGTGTTACAATCCCTCTAGCAACTGCACTAGCCAGAAACATTAAGTGGGTGCTGAAAAAGTCTTAAAGCATCATGCACTTTAGGTCCCCATGTCATCTCTACTCTGACTTATGGGCTGTCCAAGGCATTGCCTGTTGGGCCCATAACACATGGGCAGAGTTCATCAAACCACAGTCCAGCAAACTGTGCAGCCGAGAAGATTTAGAGAAACGGAAAAACCATCCTGTCCTTCAGCACTAGTTTCCAGCActgtttaagaagaaaaaaatataaaggaaaattgAGGAATAAGTCAAGTGCCCAGATCAGATGATTCACATTAAATAATGCATCTACCTAGAAGGACATGGTCTTGCTAAATATCTGCAAGTACCAATATTAACAGTCAATGTTTTCAAAACATTGTAGAAAAAGTTATAGTCACTTGAGTTAAACTTAACATTATCACAATGGTGGATCATTTCAATCGTCATCTTATTAAGAATTGGCTCttatttctcaaattttaaaaatctccgATCCTATCAATGGATTCTTCTCAAAAAATACATCTTGGATGTTTTCATAGAAAAGGTCAAATATTCTTCCTAAGCAAAACTAATTTTCCACCCTTAGCTGTTGCATGGATTTGCTttttaagttaaattaatgtCAAATTCCATTAGAGTAGAACAGTATATAGAAGTAAAAAGATCAGTGTATATAAGTAAAtccaagttttcatttttaaataaaaatggcttGTATTAAATTTGGAAGAATAGGATCACAAGGGaaacaccagcacacacacacggaaCTTAGAATACTAACGATGagtttctttctttgaaattttgACACTATCATCGTTACCTAATAATTTCCTTAATACATGAATTTGTCACATGATTATATTCCATGTTTGATCAAATGTAATAATAGCACATGAAACGTAATGGCTTTTGTCCTTTAATTCTCATTTCCTCTCTTGTCTGCTGTCATTCATATGCAAGGTATTTTAAGAGTGATCTCTTGGCCTCTATAGAAGTTTCATGCAGTATAATGGAAAATCGAACTCtggaaatttgtattttctttacccAACAGGTTCTTTGGAGATATGAAGGCAAGAAACCAGACACCTTAGGCCCTAACACTCGCCTCTATTCATGGATCCCCCAGAATGATGTACTTGGTAAGACACTGGAGAGCAAACACTGCAAACATGAGTGACAGCCAATCAAAACGAGAGTAGTATATGACAATTCATTAGTAAAACATTTCAAAGTGAAAACAATGTCTTCACATCCCTTTTCCAGTGCTAGGGAAAACACAAAGAATAACAGCAGTTGGCATTTTGTTATAACAAAATTTCTAGACTCAAAATTAAATTTCCTTGTTTTCTGCAGAGTTATCTCTGAGACAGAATTTCTTGCTATTCCCAGGGGAATGGCACTTAGCAGAATtgttaagatgctggttgagaCACATACATCCTATACTATAGTTCCCCTTTAGATCAGTATCAACTGCATAGTAGATCTAGACTGAGACCCTAGCTTCCGGTTTTGGATTGTCCCCACCTTAGGTGTTAAGTGCATTTCAACAGTGAATCAACAGTaagatttccttctctctttcttttttttttttttttttttttttttttttttttaattatttattatttaacttcagtaattacattgtattatgtgacacagttacatagatacttgggttctccccacccctccccaaaccctcccaccatggtggattcctccaccttattgcataaccacagctcaagttcagttgaggtttccccattgcaagcgtataccaaacatagagtccagcatcttattgtcccgtcaagttcaacggtttcttaggtataccctctctggtctgatgacagagccagcagagtatcatcccagtcaattgaaagctccaacataccatcagcaaaaatttacatcattatggaattaattgacatagtaatgagtaaccaatatgttaaaagtaaatgcgggttcccagccaccttctgtgaccacctcacctatacttcaattttagtttatacacaacatataacattcaaaacataacatgttatacataacatcatatcatcttaaattaaggcaaacatgtggtatttaaccttttgggattggctcatttcccttagcattatggtttccagtttggcccatttggccacaaagaactgcattttgttttttttaatagctgagtagtattccatggagtagatgaaccatagctttcttatccaatcctctgttgatgggcattttggttgtttccatgtttttgcaattactgattgtgctgctatgaacataggagtacatgttggtttctcatagaacaagtgttctggatatattcctaggagtgctattgctggatcatacggtatgttgaatttgagttgtttgaatattctccatactgatttccatagaggctgtaccagcctgcagccccaccagcagtggagtagggttcccttttccccgcaacctcgccaacaagtgtcgttggtgcttttattcatgaatatacaaagagctacaaaacaaccaaaatgtcaaaacaaacaagccactcaagaaatgggcacgggaaatgggcaaacacttcacaaaggaacaaacccaaatggcaaataaacatatgaaaaaatgctcaagttccctggcaataagggaaatccaaattaaaacatcaatgaggtaccacctaacgccagtaagactggcccacatgaataaaagcatctctctttcttttttaactcaTTTCTCTACCCCTTCTACGTATGAGtctatttatctttttgttttttgcctttaTTTGTGTTCTTAGCATGGTTAGAATAAGTTAATAATTACGGAGCAATAACAATATCCTGCGTTGCCTCATTGACTCCAAATGTaattgtggggagccatgcagttgggttggaTGGCATGGGTCTGTGATGAGCACCTCTCCTCCGTTAGCaagctatgaggagtttctggctatGCGGCAAGGCCAGGCAGAATGTCTTtcgtcacctcattgctgcctcaccctaTTGTATGGACACtaaatcacctctctgatgtctcattaaattctcctgagggtgttgttgtttttctgctaatgtgaagtgatttctgtaactggtatgacacctcaaattgatcaatcatgttatgataaaaacatctttagcaacgtaaggctataacacacagctaaaagtatacaatagtacaattgagcccactatgtctccaaacatcctgttatgtgcccacttttgtcctggggtttgccctagtataagtaatgttttccttaagaaatggcttgataatatcttagaactgatggcaatcatggaggtacaaagagtttgtttaccctgcacctcaaactgttacaacacatgatatgacgtattctagtttctcacctcAGGAAGCAAAAGtgtatggggcatcttctaaagggaaacaaatgtgaagcccacaaaatggcttaaaatctcaatcttatactggcacttatatttagggaaagaaaacagtttataaaaacttctatcttatattggcactcatatgtagggaaagaaaacagtttataagatgaaatgaagtttcttgtaaaggccttctgtagattggctgagttgccttgatccctttcattgccctttaacaaaagaacaaaaacaattgaatcagcactagttgaaggtgacggtaattaatgcatgatttgattataagatttagcaaagaatctatgttatatgcttttataaaatcctttcatttatgatcttttaattctgtactcttaatattttaagcaatattagttagtttgtgtttagtaaaaattgattttgagtataagtaaaccacttgtcactatgtaactgcatgcgctgccaaacgtggagttcctggcttcagccaagtgACTgaaggtttcaatgagtaatggtttgtcgAAAacgttttctttgaagtaaataatattttttaggattgttttttgtatttttttttaccatgatgtaaaaatgaaacaattggatattgtgcaaaagcttgtaatAATTTGtgtataaagaaggcaacttttctaagttgtccattatgagcatcaagccatagtggtccacgtcttatctcttcttcttatcctCCCACTGATCCATGCAGCCTTttcaagctctcagtcagccggacCTGGTCTCCAGCATGTAATCACTGAAGTTGTCCTGTGCATTTTCTCCTAATATACAGATTTCCAAATGCCACACAAACAACATCCCTCTGTTATTGTTCATGATTTTTGTACTTCCAACAGGAAAAAATATCAACAACCTTTATCATGTAGTGATAAGGAAATCCAAGATGGAGTTTATGTTCCCTTTTTTGGATTCTATTGATACAACCATCCCACACAACACTGCTTTGTGTGCCCTAAATATCATACTCATTGAACTGAGCAATAACATCCAGAGACAATGTTCTAACCAATGTTTGACCCTCTTTTTAGCATATGTTGCTTATTTTATCCTGACGGTACTCCTTTTTCACTCCTGCCTGGCCATATTGAATGTGTTCCAAGACTCAATTCACACATTTCTTCCTGTGACCTCCACTTAGTCCCACTGAGAACTTAAGTACCTCTTGCTCTTGATATAAAAGGAATTGAAATGCAGTGTCAGTCCTGTTAACAATATGCTGCTTAGAGCACATTTCTCTTCTGGTGTCTCATATTAcccatttctcattttatttatgtaattaatTATGTTACTCAAAACCATTCGATCCTAGGTCATCCAAAAACCAAGGCTTTTGTAACTCATGGTGGAGCCAATGGTGTCTTTGAAGCAATCTATCATGGTGTTCCTATGGTGGGCCTCCCTTTATTTGGAGATCAACCTGATAATATTATCTACATGAAAGTCAAGGGAGCTGCTGTCAAATTGGACTGGAAAACAGTATCAAGTGCAGAGTTGCTCAATGCCTTGAAAACAGTCATTAATGATCCTTCGTAAGTACAGTTGCTTCTTTCACACTATAGAGTATTTTCAGATAACTTTTCTCTTGCTGTTCAAAGGAGTAAAACTGATTCTGAATATGAACAGCATGTTTAGATCACTTTTGTTTAGTGGTAAGCAATAATACAATATTTGGGGTGATATATggctattatttatatatatacatgaatgagagagagagaaaaattggtAGAGGAAAAAAGAGGATTTTCATGAACAAAAAAACTATGAACAAAGTTATAGAAATGACACATAAGTTTCAAGAAGCATCAGGATTCAAAGAATGGAAATTCACTTTCATCgctccttggtttttttttttattcattaatcacattgtataatgtgacataatttcatagatactgggattctcccctccattGAGTAATGAGTAAAGTTTAAGTTTACTACCAGTTTCTGATTGCTGGCACTCCTTATCAACTTTGTCCACACATGTACCTTGAGCCTTATCATGGACATGCCTCCTATCTCTAAATGTTGCACTCTTTTGAAACTTGTATGCCAGTTCCATTCACAGGTGCTTTAGAATAATTCAAGTGCCACATATGAAGAGACTTTTGGGGTCTTTGCtgtagttagttagttagttagttagttagttagttagttagatTCCATGTggatttttctcccttctcttgGAATTAACAGATTTTAGTTTCTAAGCTGCCATGTTATAAGGAATTACTTTCTTCCAACTTCCTTCTTTAATCCTAAAAACTCATACATCCAAAAATATCTAGCCTATAATCTAAGATTCGTTCCTATCCACATGAAAAATATTGATCTAGATTTCCTTTTTCAATGTGTAAGTTATGCCTATTGACTTTCCTTCAGCTACAAAGAGAATGTCATGACATTATCAAGAATTCACCACGATCAGCCCATGAAACCCCTGGATCGAGCAATCTTCTGGATCGAGCATGTCATGCGCCACAAGGGAGCCAAACACCTGCGGGTTGCAGCCTATGACCTCACCTGGTACCAGTACTACTCTCTGgatgtgattgggttcctgctggCCTGTGTGACAATCATTATTTACCTTGTCATAGAAAGTTGTTTGTTGCTTTTTCAAAAGCTTGTGAAgatgggaaagaagaaaaagagggattAAGGAACATAAAGAAGCTAAAGCTGGTGATtctgagagagaaaagacagtgtAAGTTAAGGGCAGTGCTTCtgttaaaagatatatttaaactGCCAGATGCAAGTGAATTGTAAAAAATGATGATTGAAGCTTGAAGTACATTTTATACCTCTTCAatgttacaaatttatttttagtaaaattGATAGCATAAATGTGGTAAACATTTCCACTAAAGTAAAAAGATAAtagacattttatttcattagaaTTTTAACATATAATTCAACAATATAAATAGCTACatgcagagaggaaaaaagaaacatactaaatgtctttaatttcatgtatgtatttttaattaaaaaagaaaaatgtgtatatatCCATTCTTCTGAGTAAGATAGTGCTCCATGCACTACCAAGGCCAAACTCAAGTGTATTTATGTGTTTTTCCCCTCTAATTTTCTCTGAGCATTATACTTTGTATTTTTAAGggattttttaatatattaggTTGTAAGGGATATTTCTGTTTACAAAACAAGTAACTCATGCAAATTCATTAATgattttatcaaaataaatattatttgcaATTTTATAGACAAAGAAACAAACCTGTATCTACTCATTGATggttaaagaattttttttgtctCAGTCTTTTCACATTAAGCAAAAGGCTTACACACTTGAACTATATACACACATTATAATAAGCTTACTAGttatttaattctgttttacATTAAATTCCAAAAATTATGCAATAGTTCACATGTTTGCTTATTCAAGAGTGATCCattcagctttcttttttaaaaagatatatttatttgtccaactttgggtccccatcctctctggcaatgaccatcaggatcgctccagaaacccctcaaaacaaacaaataaccaaacaacaaacaaaaaatctagaatagatagacagagaacaacaaggaaagcctagaatcagacaggcaGCGGTCAGCGTGGcctcacttatatcttactaggtgggacacaaagattagttactcctcactagggcattgaagatttctctgcacacccatccataaaactgttctgcaccttgccatacgtcttgttagagttataagccagtctagacttcctgaaaaaaaaagccGGATTCAGCAAAATTACACTTCAACGcgataaaaagctaaatactacactgaaaatagacacgagacaattGAATAgttaatctatagccattttagtaatagtaatagtaatagtaatagtaatagtaatagtaatctatagccatttatagaacctggttgtataactaagatcgaaatgtcaatgaagaagtcacaggatgtagttaagaacttgcatttttttttaacatattggttactcaatactatgtccactaattccataatgttacaaattgttgctgatgttatgttggggcttttaattgctCGGGATGATAcgctgccagctctaccttcagaccagagatggtctccccaggaagccattgaacttatctggacaataagatactgcactctatgcttggtatatgcttgcaatgaaaaaatctcaactgaacttgaactgtggcaatgcagcagtggaggaatccacccagggggaggtgggggaaatcccagtacctataaaactgtgtcacataatgcaatgtaataaaaaaaagatatatttatttgaagtagTGACAGAAAATGAGAGCAATGTGGCAAGAGAAAAATATTGATTGATCAATCTGCAAGTTGTCACAACAACTTTATCTagtccagcccaaagccaggaaccaggaaaatctgcaaggtctcccacatggcaggggTCAAATTACTTTTGCCATTTACTcatctttcccaggtacattacaaggagctgcagtggaagtggatcagctaaaattcaaactgg
Protein-coding regions in this window:
- the LOC131480840 gene encoding UDP-glucuronosyltransferase 2B13-like isoform X2, whose amino-acid sequence is MSVKCLSLLLLLQLSCYFSSGSCGKVLVWPMEFSHWLNLKIILKELVQRGHEVTVLRSSASIVINDKNESGIKFETFPSSYTKDELETFFGYWFNKWIYNVSLDIYWENFSVVQEFILGLSDVYESFCKEVVLNKTLMTRLQESKFDIVLADAFAPCGRPATFFEIMGKADMWLIRSYWDLEFPRPLLPNFEFIGGFHCQPAKPLPEDMEDFVQSSGEEGVVVFSLGSMISNMTEERANVIASALAQLPQKVLWRYEGKKPDTLGPNTRLYSWIPQNDVLGHPKTKAFVTHGGANGVFEAIYHGVPMVGLPLFGDQPDNIIYMKVKGAAVKLDWKTVSSAELLNALKTVINDPSYKENVMTLSRIHHDQPMKPLDRAIFWIEHVMRHKGAKHLRVAAYDLTWYQYYSLDVIGFLLACVTIIIYLVIESCLLLFQKLVKMGKKKKRD